TTCCGGCTTCTCTTCTTCGAAATTTTCTTCCATCTATAGTCCTATCGGAGCTTGCGAGAATTAAAGGCAAAAGTATCACGCGAAATCGACACCGAGCAAGCCATAACTACAAGAGCGCGGTTTGATGCAGGTTTCCAGCCTGTTAGAATCGGGAATTTGCTATGTATCCTCAGGGAAACCTCTTCATACCCGCTTCACACGGCCGTTTAGAAGCGATACTCAAGGACCCGTCAGTCGAACGCCGCGGCGTAGCACTGGTTTGTCATCCGCATCCGCTCGGCGGCGGGACCATGCACAACAAGGTGGTCTTTCGTGCCGCCGCGGGGCTGAACGATGCAGGGCTCACGGTGATTCGATTCAATTTTCGCGGCGTTGGGCTTTCGACCGGTGTGCATAATGAGATCGAGGGCGGAATTCAGGATGTTCGCGACGCATTGGAGTTCCTTGCCGGCGAATATCCTGGCGAAGATATCACGCTTGCCGGGTTTTCCTTTGGCTCACGGACAGGAATGGAGGTCGGAATAACAGATGACCGCGTAAAACGGCTGATCTCGATCGGAACCCCGGTCGAAAAATATAGTGATTACGATTTTTTGACCGCAGTTACCAAACCGATACTGTTCGTCCACGGTACCGAAGATGAATTCTGCTCGGTCCAAAGCCTCCGAAGTTTGACAGATCAGATACCGCATGCGGATGTCGTGATATTCGAGAATAGCGGACACTTTTTTGACGAACATCTGCAGGAACTGCGCGAGACCGTCCGCGAATGGACGCTGAAGGAACTTCAAACAGGCTGAACACGATGAGGAGGATAGATCAAGGAAAGATTATCCTGTTTGTCATGTTATTTCTTACTTATGGAACAAACGATCAGAGACGCGGCCATACGGCTAACAATGATGCCGCGAGATACCAATGCTCACGGGACCGTATTTGGCGGCATAAT
This sequence is a window from Acidobacteriota bacterium. Protein-coding genes within it:
- a CDS encoding alpha/beta fold hydrolase, translating into MYPQGNLFIPASHGRLEAILKDPSVERRGVALVCHPHPLGGGTMHNKVVFRAAAGLNDAGLTVIRFNFRGVGLSTGVHNEIEGGIQDVRDALEFLAGEYPGEDITLAGFSFGSRTGMEVGITDDRVKRLISIGTPVEKYSDYDFLTAVTKPILFVHGTEDEFCSVQSLRSLTDQIPHADVVIFENSGHFFDEHLQELRETVREWTLKELQTG